The sequence CAGGGCCTCGGTCAACTCCGCGAATTCGTCGTCGCCGTCGGTGGTCGGTTCGAATGGGTCTGCCCAAGTCGGATTCCAGATGTCGTCGTGCGCCGCGACGGTGGCGTCCATCCGGACCTCGCTTCCCGTGGAGAGGAATGGCGAACTGCGGGTCATCGGGCCCGACTTTCGAAGTACGAGCTGAACATCTCCTCGACCGGACGCGGTCGCAGCGTCATGCGCGACACGGCGTTCTCCCGGTCGTACCGGCTCCGCAGACCCTGCCCCGGCCCCTCGAGCAGCAGCGACTTGATCTCGCGCATCGATTCCGGGGGCTGCGCCGCAATCTGTTCGGCCGCCTCGAGCGCGGTACCGAGGACGTCGCCGTCGGCCGCGTACCGGGATACGAGCCCCATTCGGAAGGCCTCCTGGCCGGACACTGCTCGTGAGGTCATCAGCAGATCGCGGGTTTGTCCCGCGCCGATCAGCGTGTCGAGCACCCAGGTCAGATTGGCGCCGCCGTACTTCGCGGCGCTGACGGTGATGCGGGTGTCGGGGCCACCCACCCGCAGATCCGAACACACCGCCAGCAGGGTCCCCCCGCCGTAGGACATTCCGTGTACAGCGGCGATGGTGGGTTTGGGGAACGTGAAGTACCTCCACAACAGCTCGTCCCGTTCGAGCATGCTCAGGGTGCCGGCGTCGGGAGTCATCGCCCGGAGTTCCTTCAGGTCGTATCCGGCGGAGAACGCCGCCGGACCCTCTCCCGCCAGCACCACGACCCGAACCGCCGGGTCGCCCGCCGCCTCGGCGAGCGCGGCATCGAGTTCGCGTTGCAGCCCGAGCGAGATCGCGTTGTGCACGTCCGGGCGAGCGAGGTCGAGCTGCAGCACGCCGGGAGCCGGCGACGAACGACGCAGGTCGCCCGACGTCACCTCACACCGCCGACCGCCGCTTCCTCGCGAGCGACCTCCTCGGCATCCCGGGTGATCATCTTGTGGAAAACCTGACCGGGCAGCTCGTTCCGTCCGTAGATCAGCTCGTCGACCTGGCCGTGCGCCGCATTGGCCGTGATCGTCTTCGTGACGAACCAATCCTCGGCGTGCAGTGTCTCCATGAGGAGCTCCCAGTTCTTGTCGAGGATCCGCTTCTCGCGCGGGGTCTCGGGCTCCTTCGGCGAGAGGAGCCGAATGGTGCAGTACGACACGTTGGGATCTTCGGTGTCGGGCACGATCGTCCAGATCTCGAAGTGGTTGGGCTCCGTCACGAGCATCGTGCCGGGGTAGATCGTGTAGTTCGCCAATGAGTAGTCGCGGACGTCGAAGGAGTCCGGATCTGCACCCCGAACCTCGGTGATCGACTTGCGGGCCACGACGATTCGCCATGAGCGGTCGACAAGGTCGTATGCCGTGATGTTGCCCTCGAGGTAATTGCACACGGTCTTGGTGTGCAACTGGCAGAGGTGGTACGAGTCCTGGACCCCGTCGACGGCGATCTTCCAGTTCATGTCGAGTTTCCAGGTTTCCTTCCGCACCTGGAACGACTCGGCCATTCCGGTCGCCGTCACCTCCGCGTCGTGCTTGGCGCCGAGGATTCCGGCGATGTCGAGATCGGCGCCGACTGTCGGAACCACCCAGACCAGGCCGTGCCGCACCTCGCAGGGGAACTCGACGAGCCCGTACTGCGAGCGGTCCATGCCGTCGAAGCCTTCGGCGTGCGGCATTCCCCGCAGATCTCCGCCGCGGCCGTACGCCCAGTTGTGATACGGGCAGCTGAAGATGCGCTTACAACCCGATTCGTCGAACTCCACCTTCGAACCACGATGCCGGCAGACGTTGGAGAAGGCCTTGACGCTGCCGTCCGTCTGCTTCACCACCAGTAACGGTGTGCCGATCAGCTCGGTGGTGACGAAGTCGCCCGCCTTCTTCAGCTCGTCGACGTGGGCGACGATGTGCGGCAGGCGCCGGACCACCTTGCGTTCACGTTCGGCGAGCTCCGGGTCGGTGAACACCGAGAACGGCACTCGAAGCAGGTCGTCCGCGTAGTCGGTGCTGTTGTTGTCGACATGCGCGATCAGCCGCTCGGTGAGTGTGATCTTGTCTTCTCGCTCCATACACCGAGGGTGGCACATGAGACATTCGTTGTCTAGCGTCTCACCCAGAATTGTGGCGGTACTGTTCCCTGGTGGCTGCAAGGACTGGAAACGACCCCGCGACCGACGTCCGCACGACAATCCTCACCGCGGCGGAGTCGTGCTTCGAACGCTTCGGAATAACGAAGACGACCATGGAGGACGTCGCGCGCGCGGCGGACATGTCCCGCGCGACCGTCTACCGGTATTTTTCGGACCGAGAAAGTCTGATCATCGAGTCGGTCGCGCGGCGTGCGCGCATGAATATGACGCCTGCTCGCGCCTTCATCGCCAAGTGGCCCACGATCGAGGAGCGACTCGTCGAGGGCATCTGTCAGAACGTGGAGAGCGGTCTGCGCGACCCCATGGTTCACCTTCTCGTCTCCCCGTCCGAAATGACCCTGGCGAACTCACTGCTGACCACGTCGGGCAAGGCCGTCGAACTGACGAGTGAACTGTGGGAGCCGATACTGCGTGAAGCGCAGGAGGCAGGCGACATCCGCGCCGACATCGACCTGACACTGCTCTGCGAATGGATCTCGGAACTCGAAATCATGTGTATCAGCCAACTCAACGGCGGCACCGGCTCACTGGAACGATTCCGCGAGAAGATCCGCACCTTCCTGATCCCCTCACTTCTGCCTGCCGGCGACTGAGTACGCGATCTACGCTGCCGCCGGCAGTGGGCCCCGATGTTCGGGCTACCGCGGCGCCTCGTCACCGTCGAGAGCCGTGCCGATTCCACTGATTTCGGTGATCTTCCACTCGTTTTCCCTGTCGATGGTCATCTTGTAGGTTGCCGTCGACTGGATCCCGTCGGGCGCCTGGCTGTTCTTCGTCAGGACGCTGACGAAGCAATCCACCGAATAGGTTCCGTCCGGTCCCGGTTCGGCCTTCGCCGAGATAGGTTGTGCGCTCGACGTCCATTGGAGCGGAGCAATGATCTGCTCCATCGAGATCGCCGCCTGGGAAAGGCGATTCGACAGTTCCGGGGCGGTACCTGCCGTCAGCCGTGTTCGCCA comes from Rhodococcus oxybenzonivorans and encodes:
- a CDS encoding enoyl-CoA hydratase/isomerase family protein, yielding MTSGDLRRSSPAPGVLQLDLARPDVHNAISLGLQRELDAALAEAAGDPAVRVVVLAGEGPAAFSAGYDLKELRAMTPDAGTLSMLERDELLWRYFTFPKPTIAAVHGMSYGGGTLLAVCSDLRVGGPDTRITVSAAKYGGANLTWVLDTLIGAGQTRDLLMTSRAVSGQEAFRMGLVSRYAADGDVLGTALEAAEQIAAQPPESMREIKSLLLEGPGQGLRSRYDRENAVSRMTLRPRPVEEMFSSYFESRAR
- a CDS encoding aromatic ring-hydroxylating oxygenase subunit alpha; this encodes MEREDKITLTERLIAHVDNNSTDYADDLLRVPFSVFTDPELAERERKVVRRLPHIVAHVDELKKAGDFVTTELIGTPLLVVKQTDGSVKAFSNVCRHRGSKVEFDESGCKRIFSCPYHNWAYGRGGDLRGMPHAEGFDGMDRSQYGLVEFPCEVRHGLVWVVPTVGADLDIAGILGAKHDAEVTATGMAESFQVRKETWKLDMNWKIAVDGVQDSYHLCQLHTKTVCNYLEGNITAYDLVDRSWRIVVARKSITEVRGADPDSFDVRDYSLANYTIYPGTMLVTEPNHFEIWTIVPDTEDPNVSYCTIRLLSPKEPETPREKRILDKNWELLMETLHAEDWFVTKTITANAAHGQVDELIYGRNELPGQVFHKMITRDAEEVAREEAAVGGVR
- a CDS encoding TetR/AcrR family transcriptional regulator; its protein translation is MAARTGNDPATDVRTTILTAAESCFERFGITKTTMEDVARAADMSRATVYRYFSDRESLIIESVARRARMNMTPARAFIAKWPTIEERLVEGICQNVESGLRDPMVHLLVSPSEMTLANSLLTTSGKAVELTSELWEPILREAQEAGDIRADIDLTLLCEWISELEIMCISQLNGGTGSLERFREKIRTFLIPSLLPAGD